In Pseudobacter ginsenosidimutans, the following are encoded in one genomic region:
- a CDS encoding LuxR C-terminal-related transcriptional regulator → MINCVPATPQTPVSSATSARLIQHPGDYDSLYSACKQAAPDNVHRICSDFFRSHGIRKFPEEMVQFCKQLKDRCQKENNQSLLRRMVLVEKSAQLKYQHASPEDADKEFEALYNDYIKELDHSAALETLFELAQYQHRTSRNIQAIKVLFFAEKIAIKYGLQQDISFQAILHKIGYILWELDKPQRSIDYFKRSLATGKGITMDSLVSLNGIGINYQKMDSLAESVRYFDEASATALASGNTDFNTVVQGSSAVTLYKMGRYAEAYHNLMKEKELSFRENLWGNASEDFYWLVKIELQRNRLAACKALLDSFNAITPAIRSDDYASFKKKHEAAYLYYEKLQDHKNALASYKAFVRYDSLFQDHGNKNKISELELDAAVRVYEDEMASKERAKKTRAAVELVIVTVITTFIGLIIYLLYRKIKRIEIDKTNTEKINLQREAEIQALKVQLLSQLETIRNENSNFQAPLALKTNAGSGNSLYDEIPVLPGEELDREPESLLFLKEFNLAQKEQWNEFKNSFNKVYPAFEKSIVQRIGPVSGAELRLMMLHKLGLNNKEIAHTLLISPDSVKKAKYRLYKKIGINSAEELDEFLA, encoded by the coding sequence ATGATTAATTGCGTACCGGCTACCCCTCAGACTCCGGTCAGTTCCGCAACCTCCGCCAGGCTGATACAGCATCCCGGTGATTACGACAGTCTTTATTCCGCCTGCAAACAGGCAGCGCCCGACAATGTGCATCGCATCTGCAGTGATTTTTTTCGCAGTCATGGTATAAGAAAATTTCCAGAAGAGATGGTGCAGTTTTGCAAACAACTGAAAGATCGTTGTCAAAAGGAAAACAATCAATCGCTTTTGCGAAGAATGGTCCTGGTGGAAAAGTCTGCACAACTGAAATATCAGCATGCTTCGCCGGAGGATGCCGACAAAGAATTTGAAGCCCTGTATAATGATTACATAAAAGAACTGGATCATTCAGCCGCACTGGAAACCCTGTTTGAGCTGGCGCAATACCAGCATCGAACATCGCGCAATATCCAGGCAATTAAAGTTTTGTTCTTTGCAGAAAAAATTGCCATAAAATATGGATTGCAGCAGGATATCTCTTTTCAGGCCATCCTGCATAAGATTGGTTATATATTATGGGAACTTGACAAACCGCAACGCTCTATTGACTATTTCAAAAGATCATTGGCAACAGGCAAGGGCATTACGATGGATTCTCTTGTATCACTGAATGGCATCGGAATCAATTACCAGAAAATGGATAGCCTGGCTGAATCAGTGCGCTATTTCGATGAAGCCTCGGCAACGGCTCTTGCATCAGGCAATACTGATTTCAATACCGTGGTACAGGGATCCTCCGCCGTTACTTTATATAAAATGGGCAGGTATGCAGAAGCCTATCACAATCTGATGAAGGAAAAAGAACTGAGCTTCAGGGAAAATCTTTGGGGTAATGCATCAGAAGACTTTTACTGGCTGGTAAAAATAGAATTGCAGCGCAATCGCCTGGCAGCTTGTAAAGCGCTGCTGGATTCATTCAATGCCATCACTCCTGCTATCAGGTCTGATGACTACGCTTCCTTTAAGAAAAAACATGAAGCAGCTTATCTCTACTACGAAAAATTGCAGGACCATAAGAACGCACTGGCCTCATACAAAGCCTTTGTTCGTTATGATTCGCTGTTCCAGGATCATGGCAATAAGAACAAGATCTCTGAACTGGAGCTGGATGCAGCAGTTCGCGTGTATGAAGATGAAATGGCATCTAAGGAAAGAGCAAAAAAAACAAGGGCTGCAGTGGAGCTCGTCATAGTAACAGTCATAACAACTTTCATCGGCCTGATCATCTATCTCCTTTATAGAAAAATAAAACGAATAGAGATCGACAAAACCAATACGGAAAAGATAAACCTTCAAAGGGAGGCCGAAATTCAGGCGCTTAAAGTTCAATTGCTCTCGCAGCTGGAAACGATCAGAAATGAAAATTCCAATTTCCAGGCTCCGCTTGCATTGAAAACGAACGCCGGCTCCGGCAATTCCCTGTATGATGAAATACCTGTTCTGCCAGGGGAAGAATTGGATCGGGAACCCGAAAGCCTTCTTTTCCTCAAAGAATTCAATCTCGCACAAAAGGAACAGTGGAATGAATTTAAAAACTCATTCAATAAGGTATATCCTGCTTTTGAAAAAAGTATTGTTCAAAGGATCGGTCCTGTCTCAGGAGCCGAACTCAGGTTAATGATGCTGCACAAACTGGGGCTCAACAACAAAGAAATAGCCCATACATTGCTCATATCACCCGATAGCGTGAAAAAAGCAAAGTACAGGCTGTACAAAAAGATCGGTATTAATTCAGCTGAAGAGCTGGACGAATTTTTAGCATGA
- a CDS encoding OmpA family protein → MKKIIATLKSLHILVLVCWLSNASAQKIDVKEKAKNAATNRADRKVDNSIDKGLDKIEEGIGGLFKKKNKSKKENNKEKSDEESKGKNGKKNDGDAGNQSQPSFASYNKFDFIPGDKILAFDDFMQDAPGDLPAKWNSTGAAEIATINGSAFNWVQLSGGDAYFNPQYITKMPDNCTVDFDMIINYSKVEYAYYQLRFGIEIISSAAAKAQTENANVSANTGICFNIHPYPDQEIYAISYVKGETQLETKAQFAALSNPKPIHVSIMRQQQRIKIYFNDKKVYDLPQGLPAAPNYYLRFSALIDNRNDDKNTAKMYVSNLRYAAGKPDMRNKLLTEGKLVTRGILFDPGSAIVKPESAGVLKEIAAILNDNKELRVKIVGHTDSDGDNTKNQQLSEARAMAIKSILVEQYNVNEDYMTAEGKGETQPVDANTTAAGKANNRRVELIKL, encoded by the coding sequence ATGAAAAAGATAATAGCTACACTCAAAAGCCTGCATATACTGGTTTTGGTATGCTGGCTCAGTAATGCATCTGCTCAAAAAATAGATGTAAAGGAAAAAGCTAAAAATGCAGCAACCAACAGAGCTGACCGGAAAGTTGACAACTCTATAGACAAAGGTCTGGACAAGATCGAAGAAGGTATCGGAGGCCTGTTCAAAAAAAAGAACAAATCAAAAAAAGAGAACAACAAAGAAAAGAGCGATGAAGAAAGCAAGGGCAAAAATGGGAAAAAGAATGATGGAGATGCAGGGAATCAGTCGCAGCCCTCATTTGCCTCTTATAATAAATTTGATTTCATTCCTGGTGATAAGATCCTGGCCTTTGATGATTTCATGCAGGATGCCCCCGGTGATCTCCCCGCCAAATGGAATAGTACCGGGGCTGCAGAAATTGCTACCATCAACGGCTCTGCATTCAACTGGGTGCAATTAAGCGGTGGTGATGCATATTTCAATCCACAATACATTACCAAAATGCCAGATAACTGCACAGTGGATTTCGATATGATCATCAATTACAGCAAAGTGGAGTATGCTTATTACCAACTCAGGTTTGGCATCGAGATCATATCCTCTGCCGCCGCAAAAGCCCAAACGGAAAATGCCAATGTGAGCGCCAACACCGGCATCTGTTTTAACATCCATCCCTACCCTGATCAGGAAATATATGCTATCAGCTACGTAAAGGGAGAAACGCAACTTGAGACCAAAGCACAATTTGCAGCCCTCAGCAATCCCAAGCCCATACATGTTTCAATCATGCGCCAGCAACAAAGGATAAAGATCTATTTCAATGATAAGAAAGTGTATGATCTGCCGCAGGGATTACCGGCAGCGCCGAATTATTATCTGCGCTTCAGTGCGTTGATAGATAACCGTAATGATGATAAGAACACAGCAAAGATGTATGTTTCCAACCTGCGATATGCCGCAGGCAAGCCTGATATGCGCAACAAATTATTAACAGAAGGCAAACTGGTGACCCGTGGTATCCTGTTTGATCCGGGCTCGGCCATTGTGAAACCTGAATCGGCCGGTGTACTGAAAGAAATCGCGGCTATCCTGAACGACAATAAAGAACTGCGGGTAAAAATCGTAGGCCATACTGATAGCGATGGAGACAATACTAAGAATCAGCAGTTATCTGAAGCCAGAGCCATGGCCATCAAAAGTATATTGGTTGAACAGTACAATGTGAATGAGGATTATATGACTGCCGAAGGGAAAGGAGAAACACAACCTGTGGATGCCAATACCACTGCAGCCGGCAAAGCGAATAACCGAAGGGTTGAGCTGATCAAATTATGA
- a CDS encoding LytR/AlgR family response regulator transcription factor encodes MTDLLTCVILDDNYLDRLAIESELAGRDSIRLLGSFASALEAVGPIREFKPDILLLDINMPGLNGLQFLKGLGARAPLCIVVSSHPEYALESFELNVFDYILKPLTTERFDQALKRLRAFLLIKQKAEAYVTLIETEKIVFKDGHHEIHLNVNEISYLEAFGDYTKIVTSGKDYLTLATLGSFLENLRSEKFVRIHRSYAVAKAKVSRITHNTIGVNDIDLPVGKTYRISLAQLKSIHGSKKS; translated from the coding sequence ATGACCGATCTCCTGACATGTGTTATCCTGGACGATAACTACCTTGACAGATTAGCTATTGAGTCAGAATTGGCGGGAAGGGATTCCATACGGCTATTAGGCAGTTTTGCTTCGGCTCTGGAAGCAGTTGGTCCGATCAGGGAGTTTAAACCTGATATTTTACTACTTGATATTAATATGCCCGGCCTAAATGGACTGCAATTCTTAAAAGGGCTTGGGGCCCGGGCGCCTCTTTGTATTGTTGTTTCTTCGCATCCCGAGTACGCATTGGAAAGCTTTGAGCTCAATGTTTTTGATTATATCCTGAAGCCATTGACAACTGAAAGATTTGATCAGGCTTTGAAACGATTGAGAGCATTCCTGTTGATCAAACAAAAGGCAGAAGCATATGTAACACTGATCGAAACTGAGAAGATCGTTTTCAAAGACGGGCATCATGAGATCCATCTCAATGTAAATGAGATCAGCTACCTGGAAGCATTTGGAGATTATACCAAAATTGTTACTTCCGGTAAAGACTACCTGACATTGGCTACTCTCGGTTCTTTTTTGGAAAATCTCCGGTCTGAAAAATTTGTACGAATTCATCGCAGCTATGCAGTAGCTAAAGCAAAAGTTAGCCGCATAACCCATAATACCATTGGGGTAAACGATATAGATCTGCCTGTTGGCAAAACCTACCGTATTTCATTGGCACAGCTTAAATCGATACATGGAAGCAAAAAATCCTGA
- a CDS encoding ATP-binding protein, which yields MEAKNPDQDFRIILRRLIFIVVAWCTLQQLTAQTRPDLSQIPAREDKIDAWREYLNELLGYNASGKSDSKLLIQEAKYGLQLCLPNDYRRHSMFFLFTGCAFEKLKQFDSAAYYLEKSVELAKKCDAVNYEITGLSRLNYVYDYILNVGMRKHTLDRMKKIAATSNEPNIKQLTFEALGTYYSDISDYENAIKYKLESIELYKKLLQTDTLITSTRNVGYHLTNLANLYSELGRNEKAIQYLDEARVYVGDIALREGEESLYLGYFRAYLAMEKTDSAAVYYDRIYREMPPGDTLYNVLSTANRLYADYYLKKEDIKNAEHYARLAQSNALISQQVDDQIQANVVLGEVLYKEGKYKQAIQFLRPVMDAPFDFDKFALSNIQNTLARSYAALGQWKDAYHFLDRYSELKDTLQLAAADKNFVEIEGKYQNSQKIQQLKVKDLELSDARKQRLWLTGGIVLLLIIAALALMIYRNKKRTADLLDEKNKALAMLNKDLEQANQTKVKLFSIIGHDLRSPINQVHQFLRLHQMSPELVDQEERNKLSTKIQEATGALLDTMEDLLLWSKTQMEKFNIVPEETELLPIINQCQDLLQLDIESRGIHIDNRVKEGDLVITDAYFLQTIIRNLFQNAIKASPKNGTIQFDFTDNPDQAILTITNEGKGFSQEEYESIINNTGQAVGITGLGLQLVADLAAKLNASIQFRLSSESRTVAEISWKHVKG from the coding sequence ATGGAAGCAAAAAATCCTGATCAGGACTTTCGGATCATCTTACGACGTCTCATTTTTATAGTAGTTGCCTGGTGCACTTTGCAGCAACTGACGGCGCAAACACGTCCTGATCTTTCACAGATCCCTGCACGTGAAGATAAAATTGATGCCTGGAGAGAATACCTCAATGAGTTGTTAGGCTATAATGCCTCCGGGAAGTCTGACAGTAAATTATTGATCCAGGAAGCTAAATACGGGCTGCAATTATGCCTTCCCAATGATTACAGACGTCATTCCATGTTTTTCTTATTTACAGGCTGTGCCTTCGAAAAACTTAAGCAATTCGACAGCGCAGCTTATTACCTCGAAAAATCCGTGGAGCTTGCAAAAAAGTGTGATGCGGTCAATTATGAAATTACCGGTCTGAGCAGGCTGAACTATGTTTATGATTACATACTGAACGTAGGTATGCGTAAACACACGCTTGACAGGATGAAGAAAATTGCCGCTACCTCTAATGAGCCCAATATCAAACAACTCACTTTTGAAGCATTAGGCACCTACTACAGTGATATTAGCGACTATGAAAATGCCATTAAGTATAAATTGGAGTCGATAGAATTGTATAAGAAGCTCCTCCAAACAGACACCCTGATCACCAGCACCCGGAATGTGGGTTATCATCTGACCAATCTGGCCAACCTCTACAGTGAATTGGGGAGAAATGAAAAAGCCATTCAATACCTGGATGAAGCCCGGGTATACGTTGGTGATATTGCACTGCGTGAAGGGGAAGAATCCTTGTACCTCGGCTATTTCCGGGCTTATCTGGCGATGGAAAAGACTGACAGTGCAGCTGTTTATTATGACCGGATTTACAGGGAGATGCCTCCAGGCGATACGCTATATAATGTATTGAGTACAGCCAACAGACTTTATGCAGACTATTATCTGAAGAAAGAAGATATAAAAAATGCTGAACACTATGCCCGCCTGGCACAGTCCAATGCACTTATATCTCAGCAGGTTGATGATCAGATCCAGGCAAATGTTGTACTGGGAGAAGTGCTTTATAAAGAAGGAAAATATAAGCAGGCCATACAGTTCTTAAGGCCCGTAATGGACGCCCCTTTTGATTTTGATAAGTTTGCGCTTTCGAATATCCAGAATACTTTGGCCCGGTCCTACGCAGCTTTGGGGCAGTGGAAAGACGCGTATCATTTTCTGGATCGATATAGCGAACTGAAGGATACACTGCAACTTGCCGCTGCCGATAAGAATTTTGTAGAGATAGAAGGAAAGTATCAGAATTCACAAAAGATCCAGCAACTAAAAGTAAAGGATCTGGAATTAAGTGACGCTCGAAAACAGCGGCTTTGGCTTACAGGAGGGATCGTTCTCCTGCTCATCATTGCAGCGCTGGCCCTGATGATCTACAGGAATAAAAAACGCACTGCGGACCTGCTGGATGAAAAAAACAAGGCGCTCGCCATGCTGAATAAAGACCTTGAGCAGGCAAATCAAACCAAGGTTAAGTTATTCAGCATCATTGGCCACGACCTTCGGTCGCCCATCAACCAGGTGCATCAGTTCTTAAGGCTTCATCAAATGTCGCCAGAACTGGTAGACCAGGAAGAGAGAAATAAGTTGAGTACGAAAATACAGGAGGCAACAGGAGCTTTGCTTGATACGATGGAGGATCTTCTCCTGTGGAGCAAGACTCAAATGGAAAAATTCAATATTGTTCCGGAAGAAACTGAGTTGCTGCCCATCATTAATCAATGTCAGGATTTGCTGCAGCTGGATATTGAGTCAAGGGGCATCCATATTGATAATCGTGTAAAAGAGGGAGACCTGGTAATTACAGATGCTTATTTCCTGCAAACCATCATCCGCAATCTGTTTCAAAATGCAATAAAAGCGTCTCCGAAAAACGGGACCATTCAATTTGATTTTACTGATAACCCAGATCAGGCCATTCTAACGATCACCAATGAGGGCAAAGGATTCTCTCAGGAGGAATATGAATCAATCATTAATAATACCGGACAGGCAGTTGGCATTACCGGATTAGGGCTCCAGCTGGTAGCGGACCTTGCAGC
- a CDS encoding T9SS type A sorting domain-containing protein has protein sequence MNCKIYNARLTLLISIVCLTVSFTQAQLKVQSGATISCTGGAVITLNNTDLDNDGAISLAAGQGTIIFNGNSNNSISGISVPLFDKLQIAKTGNAKLILQQGIEIGSAINFISGIIDLNAQHILLQPDALLDGESETSYLTGTNGGYVQITSVLNAPSSANPGNLGAVISSAANLGNTVISRGHVSQTNASGAGNSILRYYDITPANNVSLNATLQLNYFDAELNGLDENSLVLWKSTDNINWSSQGNDTRNTTNNYVSKTGLNDFSRWTLSSPGNPLPLKWVSFNTRCINGGTRITWKTQEEQNTASFVVRRSTDGFSWTAIGTISAAGNSQAISSYSYTDPQSPSATSYYQIMQRDLDGSQSYSPVLISRCGQPESIKVYPNPVQTNCWVSIQSETAGAATLRLYDSRGALMYGKTVAVQTGNNQFALLLNGLPTGNYVLVITWSDGKVKVVKIEKN, from the coding sequence ATGAATTGTAAGATATACAATGCCCGATTGACCTTGCTGATAAGCATCGTTTGCTTAACAGTTAGCTTCACGCAGGCACAATTGAAAGTTCAATCCGGCGCAACCATTTCCTGTACAGGAGGCGCTGTGATCACGCTGAACAACACTGACCTCGATAACGATGGCGCCATCAGCCTGGCTGCCGGACAGGGCACCATCATATTTAATGGCAACTCCAACAATTCTATATCCGGCATCTCGGTTCCCTTGTTCGATAAATTGCAGATTGCCAAAACCGGCAATGCCAAATTGATCCTGCAACAGGGGATAGAAATAGGTTCGGCTATTAACTTCATTTCGGGGATCATTGACCTGAATGCGCAGCATATTTTGCTGCAACCTGACGCATTGCTGGATGGCGAATCGGAAACCAGTTATCTAACGGGTACCAATGGTGGCTATGTGCAGATCACGAGTGTGCTCAATGCTCCTTCATCCGCGAACCCGGGTAACCTGGGGGCTGTTATTTCCTCGGCAGCAAATCTGGGCAACACCGTTATCAGCCGTGGGCATGTATCGCAAACTAATGCTTCGGGTGCCGGTAACAGTATTTTACGTTATTACGATATCACACCCGCCAATAATGTTTCGCTCAACGCTACGCTGCAACTAAACTATTTCGATGCTGAATTGAACGGGCTCGATGAAAACAGCCTGGTGCTCTGGAAAAGTACGGATAATATCAACTGGTCCAGCCAGGGTAACGATACACGTAATACTACCAACAACTATGTGAGCAAAACTGGGCTGAACGATTTTTCCCGATGGACGCTTTCATCGCCTGGTAACCCACTTCCTCTAAAATGGGTTTCGTTCAATACCCGATGTATAAATGGCGGCACACGCATTACCTGGAAAACACAGGAAGAACAAAACACTGCTTCCTTTGTGGTGCGACGCAGTACCGATGGCTTTAGCTGGACGGCCATAGGAACCATATCAGCAGCAGGCAACAGCCAGGCTATCTCATCCTATTCATATACTGATCCGCAATCACCTTCGGCCACCAGCTATTACCAGATCATGCAACGGGACCTGGATGGCAGCCAATCTTATTCACCGGTCCTGATTAGCCGATGCGGTCAGCCGGAAAGTATCAAAGTATATCCTAATCCCGTGCAAACAAATTGTTGGGTGAGCATACAATCAGAAACCGCCGGCGCTGCCACGCTGCGGTTGTATGATAGTCGTGGTGCTTTGATGTATGGGAAAACGGTAGCTGTACAAACGGGCAATAATCAGTTTGCATTATTGCTGAACGGTTTACCAACAGGAAACTACGTACTGGTAATTACATGGAGCGATGGAAAAGTAAAAGTGGTTAAAATCGAAAAAAATTAG
- a CDS encoding beta strand repeat-containing protein, producing MRPQTLYPLLFSILLPAGLIAQNVGVGTTTPNATLEVKATNPATPANTDGIIFPRIDAFPAINPTILQHGMLVYLTTAAGGNQPGFYYWNNNSTSWVSLAGAAIGTTWNIGGNAGTSAGAHFIGTTDDIDIFFKRNGVLSGRLGWSNTSFGNGTLLNPITGAENTGIGANALASTRNGSNNVAVGYNALYSNYDGYGNTAIGHRTLYSNTNGGANVAIGSYALINNTTGSGNMAIGTNAMQLNSGGSYNVAMGYHALRYNQQGNNNTAIGFEALSNSMNTSENSAFGYRSLFSNRTGVSNTALGTRSLASVTAGHENTAVGLEALTSNVTGGQNTAMGVRSLMASTVPGNTAVGFESMLSNTTGLYNVANGMWALAANTTGGSGTAVGYRALASNVDGNSNSAFGVNALVVNTTGGFNTAIGAGALAANSTAWNNVAIGSDALAANTTARYNTATGSNSLKANTTGASNTAVGYNTLLTNTTGWNNVAIGADALRLNTIGFGNAAIGGSTMLSNTTGYNNAAIGFALNANTTGNNNTAIGNEALSLNTTGSGNHAIGERALANNTTGINNTAMGNRAGQILFTGSNNTAIGYNAQVPNGNASNQVSIANVIYAINTDISGAGNVGIGTGSPATKLDVAGTTKTTNFQMATGAVNNYVLRTDASGNASWAAINWLEADPKVGSMSPNQISKWNGSVLVNSSITDNGWVGIGTTSPGAQLHITGGSTAGAPSQQRSYFHVNTSNIVQDVSSSGGIVLRADGWVWSNGGGYLATSDARIKNIISITDNQADLAILEKIQVTDYTYKDEISQGSGRQKKVIAQQIKEIYPVAVSQGRGTIPTILELARSVKNIDGSTVITTSKPHGFITGDEVKLILDKSGERTYVITVNGPDSFTIPAIVTENIFVYGKKVNDLLNVDYDALTTLNISATQQLIREIENLKAENLKLRTELREQMADLLKRLEQLKKQ from the coding sequence ATGAGACCCCAAACACTGTATCCTTTACTTTTCAGTATACTGCTTCCTGCCGGTCTTATTGCACAAAATGTAGGTGTTGGCACTACAACGCCAAATGCCACATTAGAGGTGAAGGCCACTAATCCTGCCACACCTGCCAATACAGATGGGATCATCTTTCCCAGGATTGATGCGTTTCCGGCAATAAATCCTACGATCCTTCAGCATGGCATGTTGGTATATCTGACCACTGCGGCTGGAGGTAATCAGCCTGGTTTTTATTACTGGAACAATAACAGCACAAGTTGGGTATCGCTGGCAGGTGCTGCCATTGGCACAACGTGGAACATCGGAGGTAACGCAGGAACCAGTGCAGGTGCACATTTTATTGGTACAACTGATGATATTGATATCTTTTTTAAGAGGAATGGAGTTTTGTCCGGCAGGCTTGGCTGGTCCAATACTTCATTCGGGAACGGAACATTACTAAATCCCATTACAGGTGCTGAAAATACCGGTATAGGAGCTAATGCCCTGGCATCTACCAGGAATGGATCAAACAATGTTGCTGTCGGATACAATGCACTTTATTCAAATTACGATGGGTATGGAAATACGGCTATCGGTCATCGGACGCTCTATTCCAATACAAATGGTGGCGCAAATGTTGCCATTGGTTCGTATGCACTGATCAATAATACCACCGGATCAGGAAATATGGCCATTGGCACCAATGCCATGCAATTGAATTCAGGCGGTAGTTATAATGTTGCTATGGGGTATCATGCATTAAGGTACAACCAGCAGGGAAACAATAACACTGCCATAGGTTTTGAGGCGCTGAGTAATTCTATGAATACTTCCGAGAATTCGGCTTTCGGTTACCGTTCACTGTTCAGTAATAGAACGGGTGTTTCAAATACTGCATTGGGTACAAGATCATTGGCAAGTGTTACAGCCGGTCATGAAAATACTGCTGTGGGACTGGAGGCTTTAACCAGTAATGTAACAGGCGGGCAAAATACTGCAATGGGAGTAAGAAGCTTAATGGCTTCTACAGTTCCCGGGAATACGGCTGTTGGTTTCGAAAGCATGCTTTCCAACACAACAGGGCTTTACAATGTGGCTAACGGTATGTGGGCGCTGGCTGCCAACACCACTGGCGGATCCGGCACAGCCGTAGGTTACAGGGCACTGGCATCGAATGTAGATGGTAATTCCAATTCTGCGTTTGGAGTAAATGCATTGGTGGTGAATACCACCGGAGGATTCAATACAGCTATTGGTGCAGGTGCATTGGCAGCAAATTCTACAGCCTGGAATAACGTAGCGATCGGATCTGATGCATTGGCTGCAAATACTACGGCGAGGTATAATACCGCAACAGGAAGCAATTCTCTCAAAGCCAATACTACCGGAGCATCCAATACCGCGGTAGGCTATAATACCTTACTCACAAATACAACAGGCTGGAACAATGTAGCTATAGGCGCGGACGCATTAAGGCTGAATACTATCGGTTTCGGTAATGCTGCTATTGGTGGGTCCACTATGCTTAGTAATACAACCGGCTATAATAATGCTGCTATCGGCTTTGCATTAAACGCCAATACAACCGGGAATAACAATACTGCGATAGGTAATGAGGCTTTGAGCTTAAATACAACAGGGAGTGGTAATCACGCCATCGGTGAAAGGGCTTTAGCCAATAATACAACAGGGATCAATAACACGGCAATGGGTAACCGGGCAGGTCAAATTCTTTTTACTGGTTCAAACAATACTGCCATCGGTTATAACGCACAGGTACCAAACGGCAACGCCAGCAACCAGGTAAGCATCGCCAATGTTATTTATGCTATCAACACTGATATTTCAGGCGCAGGGAATGTTGGAATAGGTACAGGCTCACCGGCTACCAAGCTTGATGTGGCGGGTACTACCAAAACCACCAATTTCCAAATGGCAACAGGCGCCGTTAATAATTATGTATTAAGAACAGATGCATCCGGTAATGCGAGCTGGGCGGCTATCAATTGGCTGGAAGCAGATCCAAAGGTGGGCAGTATGAGCCCCAACCAAATCTCAAAATGGAATGGCAGTGTGCTGGTGAATAGTTCCATTACAGACAATGGCTGGGTGGGTATAGGTACAACAAGCCCCGGAGCGCAATTGCATATCACCGGAGGATCAACTGCCGGAGCGCCCAGCCAGCAGCGATCCTATTTTCACGTAAACACTTCCAATATTGTGCAGGATGTGAGCTCATCCGGTGGCATCGTACTACGTGCTGATGGCTGGGTCTGGTCAAATGGTGGTGGCTACCTGGCTACCTCTGATGCAAGGATCAAAAACATAATCAGTATTACCGATAACCAGGCAGACCTGGCTATTCTTGAGAAGATCCAGGTAACAGACTATACCTATAAAGATGAAATAAGCCAGGGGAGTGGCCGGCAAAAAAAGGTGATCGCGCAGCAGATAAAAGAAATATATCCGGTTGCAGTGAGCCAGGGCAGGGGAACAATCCCTACCATTTTGGAATTAGCGAGATCTGTAAAAAATATTGACGGGTCAACAGTGATCACTACCAGTAAACCTCATGGATTCATCACGGGTGATGAAGTAAAACTGATCCTGGATAAAAGCGGTGAAAGAACGTATGTGATAACAGTTAACGGTCCCGATAGTTTCACCATACCTGCGATTGTCACTGAAAACATATTTGTATATGGTAAAAAGGTAAACGATCTGTTGAATGTGGATTATGATGCATTGACCACACTGAACATCAGCGCTACACAGCAATTGATCAGGGAAATAGAAAACCTGAAAGCAGAGAATCTAAAGTTGAGGACGGAACTCCGCGAACAAATGGCTGACCTGCTCAAACGGTTGGAGCAATTGAAAAAACAATGA